Sequence from the Amaranthus tricolor cultivar Red isolate AtriRed21 chromosome 1, ASM2621246v1, whole genome shotgun sequence genome:
atatatttcataaaatcataCTCGTCAATAAtatagctttattttgtttagtattttgattttgaatagcTTATGAAACCAACTATGATGATTTTATGCATATTTGATAATCCATGTGGGATTGGAAGAGGAAGAGAGAGTGAAAGAATTAAAATTTGTCTTGGACCAAATGTGAAGTAGGGATAATTATCATCAAAGGATGATAATGATTTGTCTCACCATTCAAGATTATAGTTTTTTTATCGACAAGAAAACCAAGCTATGCACTTTTGTATAGAGGAGagtaatgtaaattttttttttgtgagctAAAATGATATGATATTAttcgaaaaattaaattaaaataagctATTTGCTTTCTAAATTTTTGAGTGAAATGTCGTCCTCGTGCtccaaatttaaaatagtatatGTTTCATATTGTTTGTCCACATTTGACTTGTTTCGAGAGGTGTTTGGTCATAACATGACTTTatagaacaaaaacaaaaaggtGATTATATATAGTTCATACTGCAAAACGATTGCGTTAACAACATAGTGATGCGACAACGAGAGTGATGCGGTTGTCGTATCGCCCTTAATCGTCTGCAATTATGAGATATAAAGCCACACCCTTTTGACAACCTAAAGTTCCGATGATGTAAGTGTAATAAAAGAAAACACTTAAATTGttttttgattatatttgcaagaaccaaaaacaaaatttttgaaggataaaaaaGAAATGGCCAAATCACAAGACAACTCAAAAATTTGGGGTTTAGGCTAGAGACTAGACACATTTAATCTGCCCTAATTTAATACTCAAGACAATCTCATagtattaaagaaatttttggTTGCTTTAGACACACACAAAGATGAACAAGATTGATAACACAAAGTTTATATCTGGAtcaaaaatattttgattttttaatacatATGAAGTTCATGAACAGAGGCGGAACATAGTTGGGGGCGGGGAAGGGCGTTGCCCCTCGAGATTTCCGGTAAATTTTTTAGTATACAACCGTcattttatcatcatcatcatcgtactcagtgtattccgctcatatGAACTATGATCAAGGTCTGGGAAGGGAAGGAAGATGACAAccgtaattttatattttttataatttcatccCAACAAATAAAATGAACACAACTAAAggaaaataataattgaaacaaaataaaaatataaaatgaattttataagtAATAATGGAGTATCAATTTGGAAAAAAGTTATCATAAGTACTGAAAAATACGAAGAAAGATTAAAAACGATTGGGAGAAattgaaaaaatcaaaaattaagctTACCATCCACAATTGAAGGATAAaggtttgttttatatttttaattgaattttcttatttttatttaataattagtttgaatAAGTGAATACTTGaatcacttaaaaacccatacaatAGATCAATTATGAAGATCGTGAAGACAAGACTTCGTAACAGAATGGGCAATAATTTTCTTATTGATAGTTTAGTAATATACATTAAGAGACAAATAGCAAAGACATATAGTGTCAACAATGAGATTATAGACAAtgttaaagtgccaaaaaaggcgTCGAGCTTTACTTTGATTCAAAATTTACGTTATAATTTTTGGttgttttgactatatttttgttgaattcaattttttttgttaattctcCCCCTTCGCCACTGCATATGAACGCCTTTATCTATAGCATGAATACATGATTCTAGAAGTTACAAAGCTCGTAAATGAAGCCTTAAATACGTTAGAATGAAGCACCAAGAGTCTTCCATTTGAAGCATCAAAGACTCCCATATGAAGCACTAAGAGACTCCTTTGATACATTATTTATGCCGATTTTAAGACAAAATATTCAGCCATGAAACACTCTGAATAACTAAACATTTTATAGCAATTGTAAGACTCTTTGTTTTGCTCCTTTTATtacataacacttaattaaaaacATGTAAATAAAGTCAGATAAAAATGTACTAGCCATATGCCACCCTTGCTTATTTGTACGCCCAAAATGCTGATTAGTATGTCCACCATGCTAAGCTGTACCATGCAATTTTATTTGTGATCCCAGGTAAAGCACATAACAAAATTCTAGCTTATGATTTAAGCTTTAGATTCAAGTCATTCAAGAACCAGTGCAACCAACTCATGAGCACTCGAACTTCTTTCACCTACCAATCAATCTTTTGTCTAAATACTGTCCAAAACCAAcctaaaaatgcttaaacatTTTACCCTTTTACCACCATCTAAAATTAACCAACCCAACCTTAGGCTTGAGTTTTTCTTCTTAGAAAAACACGAAACATGGACGACTCATTCACAAGTATTATAAAACATTCACCATTAAAATCATGCCTTATTAACCTCATACTTGAGTTGCAAATGATGATTGCTTCTAAAGGTCAAttagaatcaatggtcaatcggaatcaatctctttgttatcactaacaaagaTATGGTTGCATATATCATACCACCAAATCCCACTTATGTGAGAAACATTTTTTGTCGTTGGGCTTATGAAATGTTTCATATGGTGAACAATATCCAAAGTATAAATTATTTACTTTTGTCCATCTACCTAATATATGATCACTCAGGTACTATCTACATAGAAATCATCTACCTAAATATGATCACTCAGACACTATCTGCATAGAAATCCTAACCAAAGTTACCAATTcgatgtttttttaaaaaactattcACAAATGAAGAAcacaattaaaattcaaaaagcacaatgaaaaacaaatttgaaaactAAAGAAGCAAAGAGCTCACCAGCCTGTCCTTTATGGCGAGATGAGTCAAATTTAGGAGAATCCTTCTAATGATATTCACAACATCAGCTTCCAAAACATTCATTTTCacaacacaattttcaggaTTTCCTCCTAAAGCTCTTACTAAAAACCCTTGCCTTCTTAATATAGGCATACAACTGACAACACCAAATGGGTTAACTAAGTGCTCATTTAACCTCTCCTGTTATATCAAATTAGCCATTAATTACCCAAATCCCATCTCAAAAACTGccttttttgaaataaaaattttatcatttaaaattaaaaacccataacaattaacaaattagattattaaaaataaggaACAATCTTGAATGATTGTAAATCAAGAGAAAATACCTAGGTGTAGTTGTTGGGGTGGATTAATTCTTATTCAAAATCGTTATTCCTTTCTATTTTTGAGCCATTTTTATGAATAAAAGTAATCCCTCTTTTTTTACCAAATGAGTCACCAAAATATCCATGTGTCACCACACTAGTGGTAATCCTTATTTAGGAAATGCACGGATGATCAGTAAGTCACGTGAGGTGGCACGTGTTCTTCTTGGCTAAGGTGTTCACtctccttttttcttttgaCTCATTCCTTCATTTCTCCCTCTACAGTCTACACATTTTTTCATCCAACTTTATTCTTTTTGGAAATCGACCAGATTTTTGGACAAAGGATTTTGATTACCTTAGTTGACTAGCACTAGTTACTCTATTTTGGTTGGGGTTTTTTAGACCGGTCAAGTAAGTATTCTTTTCTCATCTTTGAAAATTTCAAGggtttggttttgattttgggttcaaattgatcattttatggTTTTTGTTATCTTCATATCAAGTGGgttttgtttttactttttgtttgaTCAAGTTTTAATGTGAGAAATTTATGGGCTTATAGATGTAGAGAtaatttatttgtaattttggTAAATGGTTTGTATTTAGGGCTGGAAATGGTAAAAACATATGTTCCCCATGTTTTAGTGCTATACTCTTTGCTATTGGctcaatttcattatttcaagAAGTTATTTGGTGAAATCGTGTTATAGTCTTCACTCTTCACCATGTAGTCTTAGTACAATGTAGTTGTATTCTTGTAGTTCTGTAtggaagatatatatatatatatatatatatatatatatatatatatatatatatatatatatatatatatatatatatatatatatatatatatatatatatatatatatatatatgtactagaATAAAACTATGcgcgggatatactgggtaggatgacAATGATGATATATACTAGAAGAAATAAATCCTATAACCTCTTTTTCTTAGGAATTTGtaatttatgaaataatttttagaaGTATATTTGTGCTTTAGATAAATGCTGATTTTGCAAATTGTGTTATGAAATTCTCTGGCTTAgagttttttaaattaaagatttgATTATTATACAGTGGATTATGGAGTTGATGAGGATGTTGATGGTGAAGTGGTGGGAAGTTCTGTAGATACAGAGGGCAGGATTGGTGATGAAAATGAAATGGGTGGTAGCTCTTCTATTGAAGGAGGGCAAAGCCAGGATgataaaatgaatgatgaactgTCTGAAAAGGATCTTATACCAGTGGGTGAACCATTGAATGAGCCTTTTGTGGGTCAAGAGTTCGAGTCTGAAGCGGCTGCTCATGCATTTTACAATGCATATGCTACTCATGTGGGATTTGTGATACGAGTAAGCAAGTTATCTCGGTCTAGACGTGATGGTTCTGCTATTGGTAGAGCCTTGGTTTGTAATAAAGAGGGTTACCGAATGCCTGACAAACGTGAGAAGGTTGTAAGGCAAAGAGCTGAGACTCGAGTTGGATGTAGGGCAATGATTTTGGTAAGGAAAATGAGTTCCGGCAAATGGGTAGTAACAAAATTTGTAAAAGAACACACACATCCCTTGACACCTGGAAAAGGCCGAAAAGATCTTATATTTGAGCAATATCCTGTAAGTTTTCTCTTTATCATTGGAAATTTATTGTACTATCTTAttcatgaattttattttattacttatttGTTTACCTTAAAGTGGGGTTTTTGGTAGCTTATGAACATAGTGACCCGATAATGTTGTTCATGTTGCATATTGTATTGGCTATTTGGTTTATTGCCTTTATGATTTTGTGTCACTATTGTCATCATTTCATCTGTTAACTGTAGCTGGATATTAGAGTAATGTGAACGAATCTTTTAGCAGTGGTTAATATGATCTTAAACATAGTCATCTTGTTCTATTACCGGAAATATTCTTTTGCTTGAGATGGATTCTTCAGACTCTTCATCAAGTTACTTTGCTCCTCCATTTTCATAAAAACTTTAATAGGTTTCACTTGTAGAAAAAGAAGTTTAAGTTGTATTTATGTGATAATCAATCAGAATGGCCTTTGTAAGAATATTGGTACCTTTTGGGCTTTTGATGCATGGAGATCATTTCTCATATGGGATCAAAGAAACTTAATTGAGATTTGCATATTTGGGCTTTGAGATTGATTCTAACTAACGTTAATTAGGAGAGTCATTTAAGGTCAAGCTGAGCATACTTTTAAATGTGTGTGGCTGCTCCAACTCATTATAAGGTCAAAAATCATTATGATTAGCTACTAAATACACTTCAGACACTTCTCTATCTGCCAATCGATCCTTGTGGGTTTTGCTGTAGCATCATCAAATCAAAATGCTCCATGAAGCTATGATAAATTCATATTGCACTGATCATTCCTTTTTTATTGACCTTTGAAGAGAGTCCTAGACTCTAAATGGAAGCGCTTTTACCCCTTTAAATAAATTCTGAAATTGCTTTTCCCCTTTTACtcatttctgaatttttttcttttgattccATTGTGCTTTATCCTAGGTTCTCGAGATCAGCACATGAATTCTTTTACTCATTCCTATGTCATCACAAAAAATTCACATTCTGAAAATGTAGATAAAAAGTATCCTTGCATTGAAGAACATTGAAGAAATAGTGCTCAAACTACTAAGTGCATCTCTTTGATCAACCATTATTACCTTTCAATTGTGAAATTAATTCCATGTTTCTATTGGGGAGGTGTTTGGTATGAGAAGTGGAAATGAAATGGAAAACGAATGCTTAAAGAGGAGAAAtgatattagtattattgttatcaattgTTTTGTATAAAAAGGGGTGATAGTATGAGAAGTGTGGGAGAGGACATGAGGAAGATGACTTTGCTTGTTTATTTGTTACCTCCCATATCAGTGATGTTAGGAAGGTGCTTGTTTACTTGCTACCTGTGACTCTTGAAATGACGAAGTGCGTTAACTACTGTGGTTTCTCCGAGTGTTACCTGATATTATATTCCGGATATTATATTCCGGAGGTATGTCGTTACTTTGACTCTGAGCTATTCAAACGTTTAGGCAATGGTAATATGCTGATTTATTCTCTATAGAATTCCTGTTTGTTGTTGTCCCATTACTTGTCTGGTCCTGATTACTTCATCTTATGATGGTCATGCTATTTTAAATTATCTTAGTTGGGTTTGGTCAATCATTTAGTATTGCTCTTCTGGAGGCATGATGACGATATCAGAGTTTGGTGATTCTTTATCTAGTGTTTTTTGGCGTTATTTACCTGTCTCTGATGAGTTATTTTCTTTTGCATGTTTTTTATTAGGCGCTATCGTCCTAGGTGAATTCATTGCATAAAAGAACTTGTATCTTTGATGAGGTAGCCGAGTCGGCTTATCTTTTACTAACACTTATACTGTACTGCAGACTGAGCATGATAAGATTCGGGAATTGTCCCAGCAGTTGGCGGTTGAGAAAAAGCGTGTCACAATCTACAAAAGACATCTTGAAATGTTGTTTGAACACATTGAGGAGCATAACCAGAGCCTTTCAAAAAAGATACAACACATTGTAGACAGTGTTACAGAGTTCGAGGCTAAAGAAAAAGATAAGTGTAGATAGTATTTACTCTTCTCGTACTTCTACATTGTAGTGATAAACATGTTAGAAACTTGAGTGCAGGTTTGTGTGAGGTGAGGTTAATATCTGTGAAATTCTTGTCATttttttactacaattttttgAGAACAATTGTTAGTTTTTAAGCTAATCATCATTTTTATAACACCCGGGTAGTTCAGAACACGAATCATTTAAaatggttattgttgttgtgaGACGGAGCTGCTGCGTGCTCAGGAACCTACACAAATGTGTGTATTAATatagtattagtcgtattagcgCAATATTAGTTTAGTATTAGTACAATATTAGTTTAGAACACGTATCAACTCATGTTTCTTCTGTGGGTATAGATGTGTGTATCTAATCAACACAATCCTTGTTCAAGAGTAACTATCAAACGACAATTTGCAATGCCATCGAATAGCTAAAACTACATGATCAAACATTGGCCAAAATGcaaaattgattttaaagaaaaaggcagttttttttttgatggtGCTAGTGCTGTTTGCAAGCTTGCGAATTTTTGAAAACGGtgagccaaaaaaaaaaagttaataattgaATGAACTATTATTCAAACTTTTTTCAAAACTAAGCGTGAAAACTCCAGACctatggtttggagctgttcgcagttactaactgcgaacaggtcaaaaaagacaaaacagctgttcgcagttactaactgcgaacagcaaaaagacaaaatagctgttcgcagttagtaactgcgaatagctatttgacctaaaaaaaaaaatttttttttttctgttcgcagttactaactgcgaataactattttgtcttttttgacctgttcgcagttagtaactgcgagcAGCTCCAAACCATAGGTCTGGGGTTTTCACGCTTAGTTTTGGAAAAAGTTTGAATAATAGTTGattcaattaaattttttttttcgctcacctttttcaaaaattccaaGCTTGCTACATCCAAGCCCATATAGAGTTCCTCGGGTCTTTGTAAATTGCAAGAGAAAAGACAAGGCCGACAttgcattgtttttttttttttttttaaaaaaaaaattgttactttcagtaaatattagtcatattactatagtattaatgtattattgagAAATTTTACGCagtgattttgaatttttggtttttctataattgtttttaaaattcaCGTGGTGACTTTGaactttcaactttttcatgTGGTAGATAAAATGTTCAGTTTTTGGTGAAACTAAGTAATTATTTTGACTGAATTTTGAAATGTGTGGTCAATTAGAGTGATCACGACTTttgtttttggaaaaaaaaatatcattacgtAGGTAAAAATAtcgtaaaattaacaaaaaaaattttcttttgtctACCACATGAAAAATTGGATGGTCAAGGTCATCGTGTGATAAAAAACAGGTTTGTCTACCATGTTGAAAAGCTGAAAGTTCGGGGTTACTATATGGAATTTcctatattattagttgtattaccgcaatattagttgtattagtatctaatatttcaaaattcttactatgttttaggcaatcaattacaatcacataaaacaatttgcttcacttgaagcttctctattctaggcctatttttctttctcttctctttctccttctctttctcttctattcttacgcttcacttgaagcttctctattcccctagacttcccttaagtctagtttcaacaaaacactcaaatacccttacaaggccaaattctcaagaggataaaaattaaatagttgctttaagaaaaatataataaattaattggcatgagatagctgaaaatatttttcttaattgatctcccttattggacactcttggatggatCGGTTCAATCAAGGAGTACTTCTACTTATAGAGCAAAATACCGTAACATAATGAGTATGATAACTTCCAATTATCCcttgatcctaaaataaaggaggaGTTACTTGGAATAGATGAACATGCTGCCACGGTTATTTTTCTCTAAAAATAGAGTTGCAGTTCCCTCATACTAAAAATAGTATAGGAGCcaaatttgtgatccttattAACCGAAGACTTTTTCTCAACAAAGAATATGTCTTTAGCATAATTTTTAGGCGTCTAAAAATagcttttgccaattaataaaataattaaattaagcaaCTGATTTaactcttaaccgttacatcaacttaaaaacagaaaataaaatatttgcaGTTTTTCAACCGATGTGTTCTCCAGACTTGcaacgtaggaacagtgtattgtctccatctacaacttccgtCAGATTGTTaattttgggaacagtagacagCCTGTCAACTTTTAAcatcctaagcatttatctaacttcttggatatttacgACATGTACAACCTCCACGAACTAAGTTATAGGCTTCATCAATGATTTTAACAAAATCAgatatttacctacaaaacaatctctaaaacatgtttgtttatttaaaagtaaagtcatcatcaaaacctaagaggccaacaaattccccctttttaatgaagacaaacttataaacaaacttaagtaaaaatagagtaaaacaaaattcttagagtatactagagattaaagcaactctaaataacttagtaaatcaacttgttacaatataatttaccaagcaagCATAGTAAAACAGGTTACTCCATATtgtataaaaacataatatcaaatatatgtttttaaataatttccaaaaatagttaacaCAAATCACTAAGTATTTAAGATGAATACGAATTCAAAACTTTATCAAAACAACTAATTATAAACTCAAACACAAACAACTCAAAGTTTACAACTTAGCATAAACATAGTTAGTACATGATCAGAGTAGATAGCTCAGATATCATCAGAGCATGATATATGTAGCACATTAACTCATATCTCCATAATTATCTTATAAAACTATTAATAGagcattcaaaacaattattagaaCAATTCATCAACAGAAACAAGACAAACCATTATCAGAGAATAACTTCCATTATtagagcaatataaatcaatcaagatatggAGACTGTAGTATTCACAacttct
This genomic interval carries:
- the LOC130819734 gene encoding protein FAR1-RELATED SEQUENCE 5 isoform X1 translates to MHQLDYGVDEDVDGEVVGSSVDTEGRIGDENEMGGSSSIEGGQSQDDKMNDELSEKDLIPVGEPLNEPFVGQEFESEAAAHAFYNAYATHVGFVIRVSKLSRSRRDGSAIGRALVCNKEGYRMPDKREKVVRQRAETRVGCRAMILVRKMSSGKWVVTKFVKEHTHPLTPGKGRKDLIFEQYPTEHDKIRELSQQLAVEKKRVTIYKRHLEMLFEHIEEHNQSLSKKIQHIVDSVTEFEAKEKDKCR
- the LOC130819734 gene encoding protein FAR1-RELATED SEQUENCE 5 isoform X2; its protein translation is MGGSSSIEGGQSQDDKMNDELSEKDLIPVGEPLNEPFVGQEFESEAAAHAFYNAYATHVGFVIRVSKLSRSRRDGSAIGRALVCNKEGYRMPDKREKVVRQRAETRVGCRAMILVRKMSSGKWVVTKFVKEHTHPLTPGKGRKDLIFEQYPTEHDKIRELSQQLAVEKKRVTIYKRHLEMLFEHIEEHNQSLSKKIQHIVDSVTEFEAKEKDKCR